A region of Streptomyces paludis DNA encodes the following proteins:
- the egtC gene encoding ergothioneine biosynthesis protein EgtC, with the protein MCRQLAYTGPPVALGELLTAPPHALYRQSWAPRRQRYGTVNADGFGVGWYAEGDPVPARYRRPGPIWADLGFMDLARVVRSRTLLAAVRDATLPGADGEAAAAPFAAGPWLFSHNGSVGDWPATLAPLASALPAEELLALAARTDSALIWALLLHRLRAGHELAQALGDTVLDVAGAAPAARLNLLLTDGVRIAATAWGDTLWYLADAGGPAAPGGVVAASEPYDDDPRWREVPDRTLLVAAGGDVLLSPLKEPPA; encoded by the coding sequence ATGTGCCGCCAGCTGGCCTACACCGGCCCGCCGGTGGCGCTCGGGGAGCTGCTGACCGCGCCGCCGCACGCGCTGTACCGGCAGTCGTGGGCGCCACGCCGGCAGCGGTACGGGACGGTCAACGCGGACGGTTTCGGGGTGGGCTGGTACGCGGAGGGCGATCCGGTGCCCGCCCGCTACCGGCGCCCCGGTCCCATCTGGGCGGACCTCGGGTTCATGGATCTGGCGCGGGTGGTCCGCAGCCGTACCCTGCTCGCGGCGGTACGGGACGCGACGCTCCCGGGGGCCGACGGGGAGGCCGCGGCGGCGCCGTTCGCCGCCGGGCCCTGGCTGTTCAGCCACAACGGCTCGGTCGGCGACTGGCCGGCCACGCTCGCGCCGCTGGCCTCGGCGCTGCCTGCCGAGGAGCTGCTCGCGCTGGCGGCCCGTACCGATTCCGCGCTGATCTGGGCGCTGCTGCTGCACCGGCTGCGCGCCGGGCACGAGCTTGCCCAGGCGCTCGGCGACACCGTCCTCGATGTCGCCGGGGCCGCGCCCGCCGCCCGGCTCAATCTGCTGCTCACCGACGGCGTACGGATCGCCGCGACCGCCTGGGGCGACACCCTCTGGTACCTGGCCGACGCGGGTGGCCCCGCCGCCCCCGGCGGGGTGGTGGCGGCCTCCGAGCCGTACGACGACGACCCGCGCTGGCGCGAGGTCCCCGACCGCACGCTGCTGGTCGCGGCCGGCGGTGACGTTCTGCTGTCCCCTCTCAAGGAGCCCCCCGCGTGA
- the egtB gene encoding ergothioneine biosynthesis protein EgtB: protein MTDLADLSDPSGPSDPSDLTTEQLRDRAVAGLTAARDRTALLTSCVDDHELTAQHSPLMSPLVWDLAHIGNQEEQWLLRAVAGRDPIRPEIDSVYDAFEHPRAARPTLPLLPPAEARAYAADVRGRVLDVIERSPLRGGPLLDAGFAFGMIAQHEQQHDETMLITHQLRRGPAALTAPPPPAGDTSGLPAEVLVPAGPFTMGTSTEPWALDNERPAHQRLVPAFHLDTVPVTNGAYQHFIEDGGYTDERWWAPEGWAQIREHAIGAPLFWRRVGGQWLRRRFGTVEPVPADEPVVHVSWYEADAYARWAGRRLPTEEEWEKAARHDPVSGRSLRHPWGDADATPDHANLGQRHLRPAPAGSYPRGASPLGVRQLIGDVWEWTASDFLPYPGFVAFPYREYSEVFFGSAHKVLRGGSFAVDAVACRGTFRNWDLPVRRQIFAGFRTARSALPQKAG, encoded by the coding sequence ATGACCGACCTCGCCGATCTCTCGGATCCCTCGGGTCCCTCCGATCCCTCGGACCTCACCACCGAACAGCTCCGCGACCGCGCCGTCGCCGGTCTCACGGCCGCCCGGGACCGTACCGCCCTGCTGACGTCCTGCGTCGACGACCACGAACTGACCGCGCAGCACTCCCCGCTGATGTCCCCGCTCGTCTGGGACCTGGCCCATATCGGCAACCAGGAGGAGCAGTGGCTCCTGCGCGCCGTCGCGGGCCGTGACCCGATACGCCCCGAGATCGACTCCGTCTACGACGCGTTCGAGCATCCGCGCGCGGCCCGGCCCACGCTGCCGCTGCTGCCGCCGGCCGAGGCCCGCGCCTACGCCGCCGACGTACGCGGCCGGGTGCTGGACGTCATCGAGCGCAGCCCGCTGCGCGGCGGACCGCTGCTGGACGCCGGGTTCGCCTTCGGGATGATCGCCCAGCACGAGCAGCAGCACGACGAGACGATGCTCATCACCCACCAGCTGCGCCGCGGACCGGCCGCGCTGACCGCTCCCCCGCCGCCCGCCGGGGACACGTCCGGGCTCCCGGCGGAGGTGCTCGTACCGGCCGGGCCCTTCACGATGGGCACCTCCACCGAGCCGTGGGCGCTGGACAACGAACGCCCGGCGCACCAGCGGCTCGTACCGGCGTTCCATCTCGACACCGTGCCGGTCACCAACGGCGCGTACCAGCACTTCATCGAGGACGGCGGCTACACCGACGAGCGCTGGTGGGCCCCCGAGGGCTGGGCGCAGATCCGGGAACACGCCATCGGCGCGCCGCTGTTCTGGCGGCGCGTGGGCGGGCAGTGGCTGCGCCGCCGCTTCGGTACGGTCGAGCCGGTCCCGGCGGACGAGCCGGTGGTCCATGTGAGCTGGTACGAGGCCGACGCGTACGCCCGCTGGGCCGGGCGGCGGCTGCCGACCGAGGAGGAGTGGGAGAAGGCCGCCCGGCACGATCCCGTCTCCGGCCGGTCGCTGCGCCATCCGTGGGGCGACGCGGACGCCACCCCGGACCACGCCAACCTCGGCCAGCGCCATCTGCGGCCGGCGCCCGCGGGCAGCTATCCGCGGGGCGCCTCGCCGCTCGGGGTGCGGCAGCTGATCGGGGATGTCTGGGAGTGGACGGCCAGCGACTTCCTGCCGTATCCGGGCTTTGTGGCGTTCCCGTACCGCGAGTACTCGGAGGTGTTCTTCGGCAGCGCGCACAAGGTGCTGCGCGGCGGTTCGTTCGCGGTGGACGCGGTGGCCTGCCGGGGCACCTTCCGCAACTGGGACCTGCCGGTGCGCCGGCAGATCTTCGCCGGCTTCCGCACCGCGCGCTCGGCCCTCCCCCAGAAGGCCGGCTGA
- the egtD gene encoding L-histidine N(alpha)-methyltransferase: protein MSPFQLTRTLPEHATEAALRADVLQGLTRGPKTLPPKWFYDARGSELFDEITALPEYYPTRAEREILLTRSPEIAAASGARTLIELGSGSSDKTRHLLDELTGLELYVPVDVSESALRGAAGALLAERPGLRVHALLADFTAALDLPATPGPRLVAFLGGTIGNLLPPERAVFLASVRALLAPGDALLLGTDLVKDESVLVRAYDDTAGVTAAFNKNVLSVINRELGADFDPADFGHVARWDREEEWIEMRLRARRALTVKIPELDLVVHFAAGEEVRTEVSAKFRQERVRTELGCAGMELRHWWTDGEGRFALSLATAV from the coding sequence GTGAGCCCGTTCCAGCTGACCCGCACCCTCCCCGAGCACGCCACGGAGGCCGCGCTGCGCGCCGATGTGCTCCAGGGGCTGACCCGCGGACCGAAGACGCTCCCTCCCAAGTGGTTCTACGACGCCCGGGGCAGCGAGCTGTTCGACGAGATCACCGCACTGCCCGAGTACTACCCGACCCGCGCCGAGCGGGAGATCCTGCTGACGCGCTCCCCGGAGATCGCGGCGGCGAGCGGGGCACGCACCCTGATCGAGCTGGGGTCGGGATCGTCCGACAAGACCCGTCATCTGCTGGACGAACTGACCGGTCTGGAGCTGTACGTACCGGTCGATGTGAGCGAGAGCGCGCTGCGCGGTGCCGCCGGGGCGCTGCTCGCCGAGCGGCCCGGGCTGCGGGTGCACGCGCTGCTCGCCGATTTCACCGCGGCGCTCGATCTGCCCGCCACCCCGGGCCCCCGGCTGGTCGCGTTCCTCGGCGGCACGATCGGCAATCTGCTCCCGCCGGAGCGCGCGGTGTTCCTGGCGTCGGTCCGGGCGCTGCTGGCGCCCGGGGACGCGCTGCTTCTCGGTACGGATCTGGTCAAGGACGAGTCCGTGCTGGTCAGGGCGTACGACGACACGGCCGGGGTGACGGCCGCGTTCAACAAGAACGTGCTCAGTGTCATCAACCGCGAGCTGGGGGCGGACTTCGACCCCGCCGACTTCGGCCATGTGGCCCGCTGGGACCGGGAGGAGGAGTGGATCGAGATGCGGCTGCGGGCGCGCCGGGCGCTGACCGTGAAGATCCCGGAACTGGATCTGGTGGTGCACTTCGCGGCGGGTGAGGAGGTACGGACGGAGGTGTCGGCGAAGTTCCGTCAGGAGCGGGTACGGACGGAACTGGGCTGCGCCGGGATGGAGTTGAGGCACTGGTGGACGGACGGCGAGGGACGGTTCGCGCTGTCGCTCGCGACGGCGGTGTGA